TGAGAAACATCCAGATGAGAATAAGGAATACTCCGGGAATGATCCAGTTCAATAAGAATTCCAGATAACCACCGGTTTCCTGACTGTATTCAATCCCTACTTTTTCATTTTCAGGAAAGTCTTTTTGAATTTCTTCAACTTTCTTTACGAATAGATCAGTCGGACCGGTATTGACTCTGAAATGCGGGCCTTCATTAACGACTTGCGGAAAACTTTTGTAACGAAGTTCTTTGTATTTTTCTTTTGCAAGAAGTGAGTCTTTCTTAATCGTGATGTGTGCAACTTTATCGACGATTTCGATCTTCTTCACATCATGTTGTTCAAGCATATTTTTTTCAAAGTCGTCGATGCTTGTTTGTCTTTCTTCAGTTCCCCAATGCAAAAGCTGGGTAATGATCAGAACTACTATGATGATTCCATAGATCCAATAGAAATTAAAATTAAATCGTGGTCCACCCGGGAATTTTTTCCCCGCGTTACCTTTCGCAGAATTTGGCTTGTTGTCACTATTTCGTTGTTCGCTCATTAGAGTAAAAAGATTGGCATTAAGTAGTCAAGAAGAGTGCCCGTTGCGGGATTCCCGACAAATAGTCATTGTTTAACAGATTAATGTATTAATTGTTGCTTGCGATTTGTTGAATTTCTGCATCAGCCCAAAGTCGTTCGATGCCATAATAGTCGCGTTTTTCTTTTTGGAAAATATGTACAACTACGCTCAGGTAATCGAGAAGGATCCATTCGGAAGTCGACATTCCTTCTTTGTGAAAAGGATCTTCACCAATTTTTTTATTTACGAAATCTTCAACAGATCTTGCAATGGCATCGGTGTGGGTTTTAGAATCTGCATGGCAGACGATAAAGAAATCGGCTACAGAATTTTTCAGGTTTCTTAAATCTAGTGATACAATCTCCTTTGCTTTCTTTTCTTGCATCCCATCGATAATGAGGTCTCGCAGATTTTCGGCTTCATTGATCTTTCGGATTGGTTTTTTTACTACTTTTCGGGTAGGAGACTTCGTCTTTTTAATCATCAAGGGGGAGATAGGTTATTATTGATATTAGTGACGCAAAAATAGGGAAAATATTGCAGTCCTTTAAAGATACATCACTGATATAGTTTACTATTAAATTCATGAATAAAGAGTTAACAACCTTATTCACAGGTCGGAATATTATTGAGATCGAAACTGTGGAATCGACTAATTCTTACCTTTCAGAACTATTGAAAAGCCAATTGGTTCCTGAAGGTAGTGTTGTGCGTGCATTTTCTCAGTTTTCGGGCCGGGGGCAAATGGGAGCACGCTGGAGTAGCGAAGACGGTAAAAATCTGCTGATTAGCTTTGCTTTTTACCCCACTTTTGTTGTTCCAAGAAATCTGTTTTTACTTAATAAAACCTATGCTTTAGGAGTTTACGACTTTATTAAGGCGTTTTTAGGAAGCGATATTAAGATCAAATGGCCGAATGACATTTATTGGAAATCCAAAAAACTTGGCGGCATTCTGGTCGAGAATACCATCACAACCTCTGTAGTGACCAACAGTATCTTCGGTTTGGGTCTCAATGTAAATCAGCTGGAATTTCCGGCGAATTTGCCAAATCCGGTTTCTATGGGACAAATCGTTCCCGGAAATCATAATTTACAGCATATCCTCAATGGTTTGTCCAACAGTATAGAAAATCGGTATCTCCAGTTACGAAGAGGTGAGAAGCAGACTTTGGATGAAGATTATAAAAAAGCGTTATTCCGTTGCGAAGAGTGGGCCTTTTATGAAGACAAAAAAGGAAAATTTCCAGGATGCATTAAAGGAGTCGACAACCAGGGATTATTAAAAGTTGAAGATGAGGAGGGGGAAATTCGGTTGTTTGATTTGAAGGAATTGAAGTATTTGGGGCTTTCTTAGGTGATTAGTATTTGGTAATTGGTAAGTGGTAATTGGTAAGTGGCACCACATGGTTCTTCAAAGTAAATACATGAATTAAAGCATGTAGTGCTACTCACTACTTACCAATTACTACTTACTAAAGTACAGCCAACTTCCCAACTAACAAATTCAAAAAGTTAGTCAAAGGTTTTACGGCCATCATTTTCATCATTGGATTCAAGTCTGCATCGAAAGCAAGTTGAACAGTGCTTTGTCCGGGTGTAGATTCTTTGATGATACAATCCAGTCCGAAATCAAAAGGTGCTTTTCCATTGCGTGCAACCTTAATCAATGAGTAAGGAGTTTTATCGGTGATCTTCATTCCTAAACTTGCCATTCCTGCGATTGTAAAACTGCATTCTTCTTCAGTTGATTGCCAATTGGTAACTTGTTCCGGCATTAGCTTTTCAAAATTATTGAAGTTGCTCAGGAAATTATAGATCTCTTCCGGTGATTTTGTTACCGGGGTTATATCGCTTTCAATTCTAGTCATGATAAATTATTTGATTTAAGAAATAACGCCGGTCCAGTTTTCCGGTTCTGTTTTCCATTTGTTCAATACTTCAAGGTCTTTTTCTTTGATGTAATTTGACTCTACTGCTTGTTCAAGTAAAATTGAATAGTCACAAAGAGAAATAAGCGGACATTGTTCTTTTTCGAAATTACTTTCGGCCAATGAAAATCCATAGGTAAAAATGGAGATCATACCTTTCACCTTGCAACCTGCTTCGCGCAAAGCTTCGACGGCTTTCAAAGAACTTTTGCCTG
The sequence above is drawn from the Bacteroidota bacterium genome and encodes:
- the rsfS gene encoding ribosome silencing factor, with product MIKKTKSPTRKVVKKPIRKINEAENLRDLIIDGMQEKKAKEIVSLDLRNLKNSVADFFIVCHADSKTHTDAIARSVEDFVNKKIGEDPFHKEGMSTSEWILLDYLSVVVHIFQKEKRDYYGIERLWADAEIQQIASNN
- a CDS encoding biotin--[acetyl-CoA-carboxylase] ligase, translating into MNKELTTLFTGRNIIEIETVESTNSYLSELLKSQLVPEGSVVRAFSQFSGRGQMGARWSSEDGKNLLISFAFYPTFVVPRNLFLLNKTYALGVYDFIKAFLGSDIKIKWPNDIYWKSKKLGGILVENTITTSVVTNSIFGLGLNVNQLEFPANLPNPVSMGQIVPGNHNLQHILNGLSNSIENRYLQLRRGEKQTLDEDYKKALFRCEEWAFYEDKKGKFPGCIKGVDNQGLLKVEDEEGEIRLFDLKELKYLGLS
- a CDS encoding SRPBCC family protein codes for the protein MTRIESDITPVTKSPEEIYNFLSNFNNFEKLMPEQVTNWQSTEEECSFTIAGMASLGMKITDKTPYSLIKVARNGKAPFDFGLDCIIKESTPGQSTVQLAFDADLNPMMKMMAVKPLTNFLNLLVGKLAVL